The proteins below are encoded in one region of Sminthopsis crassicaudata isolate SCR6 chromosome 1, ASM4859323v1, whole genome shotgun sequence:
- the STX4 gene encoding syntaxin-4: MRDRTHELRQGDDSSDEEETERVALVVHPGTAKLGNPDEEFFQKVRSIRQTISRLENKVKELEKQQITILATPLPEESMKQDLQNLREEIKQLGKEIRTQLKAIDPQKEEADENCNSVNIRMRKTQHGILSQQFVELINKCNTMQSEYREKNVERIQRQLKITNAGMVSEEELEQMLESGQSEVFVSNILKDTQMTRQALNEISTRHGEIQQLERSIRELHEIFTFLATEVEMQGEMIDRIEKNILSSADFVERGQEHVKSALESQKKARKKKVGIAICVVIAVLILALIIGLSVGT, encoded by the exons ATGCGGGACCGGACCCACGAACTGAGGCAG ggagatgacaGCTCTGATGAGGAGGAGACCGAGCGAGTGGCCTTGGTCGTGCATCCGGGTACAGCCAAGTTGGGGAACCCCGACGAGGAATTCTTCCAGAAG GTCCGGAGCATCCGACAAACCATTTCGAGATTGGAGAACAAAGTCAAGGAATTGGAGAAGCAACAGATCACCATCCTCGCCACGCCTCTTCCCGAGGAGA GTATGAAGCAAGATCTCCAGAATCTGAGGGAAGAGATAAAACAACTGGGGAAGGAGATTCGGACTCAGCTGAAGG CCATTGATCCCCAGAAGGAGGAAGCAGATGAAAACTGTAATTCTGTCAACATAAGGATGAGAAAGACCCAG CATGGAATCTTATCCCAACAATTTGTTGAGCTCATCAACAAGTGTAATACAATGCAGTCAGAATACCGGGAAAAGAACGTAGAACGGATCCAGAGGCAGCTAAAAATCA CCAATGCTGGAATGGTGTCAGAAGAAGAGCTGGAGCAGATGCTGGAAAGTGGACAAAGTGAAGTGTTTGTGTCCAAT ATTCTGAAGGACACACAAATGACACGGCAGGCACTAAATGAAATCTCCACCCGACATGGGGAAATCCAGCAGCTTGAACGAAGCATCCGGGAACTCCATGAAATCTTCACCTTTCTGGCCACTGAAGTGGAGATGCAG gGGGAAATGATTGACAGGATTGAGAAGAACATTCTCAGTTCAGCAGACTTTGTGGAGCGAGGTCAGGAGCATGTCAAGTCTGCACTGGAGAGTCAGAAGAAGGCCAGGAAG AAAAAGGTCGGGATCGCTATTTGTGTCGTTATTGCTGTTCTCATCCTTGCTTTAATCATTGGTCTCAGCGTAGGAACCTAA
- the ZNF668 gene encoding zinc finger protein 668, whose product MEVEQVEASPPHPGYTRAGRRFKCLSCSKTFPNAPRAARHAATHAPSPGPNPEENAAGGGDPGPPPGNSEGPGSGEDGEPAPKPRPFACSLCPKAYKTAPELRSHGRSHTGEKPFPCPECGRRFMQPVCLRVHLASHTGELPFRCPQCPKAYGTLSKLKIHQRCHTGERPYSCADCGKCFADPSVFRKHRRTHAGLRPYGCPRCGKAYAELKDLRNHERSHTGERPFLCSECGKSFSRSSSLTCHQRIHAAQKPYRCPACGKGFTQLSSYQSHERTHSGEKPFLCPRCGRMFSDPSSFRRHQRAHEGVKPYRCDKCNKDFRQPADLAMHRRVHTGDRPFKCPQCDKTFVASWDLKRHALVHSGQRPFRCEECGRAFAERASLTKHGRVHSGERPFHCAACGKSFVVSSSLRKHERTHRGEMVGGLATQELVVGVTLPAGTSVEGPAPPSTVAPGVGMELGESQAGLLGLPTESGRVVASQWQVVGMTLEQVEFRESGAGEAPAPATEGESEGGPPAQEQPLGTAEVPQHVCRECKESFPTAVALRRHERSHPALRPFPCPQCGKGFLDRAGLRKHSRTHSDVRPHACPQCPKAFLSASDLRKHERTHSTPQLPLEPLVALLGMPEEGAA is encoded by the exons ATGGAAGTGGAGCAGGTGGAAGCTTCGCCGCCCCACCCAGGCTACACCAGAGCCGGTAGACGATTCAAGTGCCTCTCTTGCTCCAAGACTTTCCCCAATGCCCCTCGGGCTGCCCGGCATGCTGCCACCCATGCTCCCAGTCCTGGGCCCAACCCTGAGGAGAATGCTGCTGGGGGCGGGGATCCAGGGCCCCCCCCAGGGAACTCGGAGGGCCCAGGCAGTGGGGAGGATGGGGAGCCGGCTCCCAAGCCCCGGCCCTTTGCCTGCTCGCTGTGCCCCAAGGCGTACAAGACAGCTCCCGAGCTGCGCAGCCACGGGCGCagccacactggagagaagcccttCCCGTGCCCGGAGTGCGGCCGGCGCTTCATGCAGCCCGTGTGCCTGCGGGTGCACCTGGCGTCCCACACGGGCGAGCTGCCCTTCCGTTGTCCACAGTGTCCCAAGGCCTACGGCACCCTGTCCAAGCTGAAGATCCACCAGCGCTGCCACACCGGGGAGCGGCCCTACTCCTGCGCAGACTGCGGCAAGTGCTTCGCTGACCCCTCCGTCTTCCGCAAGCACCGGCGCACGCACGCTGGTCTGAGGCCCTACGGCTGCCCACGCTGTGGCAAAGCCTACGCAGAGCTCAAGGACCTGCGCAACCATGAGAG ATCTCACACAGGAGAACGCCCATTCCTCTGTTCTGAATGTGGCAAGAGCTTCTCCCGGTCCTCCTCCCTCACCTGCCATCAACGCATCCATGCTGCCCAGAAGCCCTACCGCTGCCCAGCCTGTGGGAAGGGCTTTACGCAGCTCAGCTCCTACCAGAGCCACGAGCGCACCCACTCGGGGGAGAAGCCTTTCTTGTGCCCACGCTGTGGCCGGATGTTTTCTGATCCATCTAGTTTTCGCCGCCACCAGCGGGCCCATGAGGGGGTCAAGCCCTATCGATGTGACAAGTGCAACAAGGACTTCCGTCAGCCAGCTGATTTAGCCATGCACCGACGTGTACACACTGGCGACCGACCATTCAAGTGCCCACAATGTGATAAGACTTTTGTGGCCTCTTGGGACCTGAAGCGACATGCCCTGGTGCACTCAGGCCAGCGGCCTTTCCGCTGTGAGGAATGTGGACGGGCCTTTGCAGAGCGGGCCAGTCTTACCAAGCATGGGCGTGTCCATTCAGGGGAACGGCCCTTCCACTGTGCTGCTTGTGGCAAGTCCTTCGTGGTGTCCTCCAGCCTGAGGAAGCATGAGAGGACCCATCGAGGGGAAATGGTGGGAGGTCTTGCCACCCAGGAGCTAGTCGTAGGGGTCACACTGCCTGCAGGTACCTCTGTGGAAGGGCCGGCACCACCTAGCACAGTGGCTCCTGGAGTGGGTATGGAATTGGGGGAGTCACAGGCTGGGCTCCTAGGACTCCCTACAGAGTCAGGCCGGGTAGTAGCCTCCCAGTGGCAAGTGGTGGGCATGACCCTGGAGCAGGTAGAATTCAGGGAGTCTGGGGCAGGAGAAGCCCCAGCACCAGCAACAGAGGGTGAGAGTGAGGGTGGGCCCCCCGCCCAGGAGCAACCCCTGGGTACCGCAGAAGTGCCACAGCATGTGTGCCGGGAATGCAAGGAATCTTTCCCAACAGCAGTGGCTCTTAGGCGTCATGAGCGATCCCACCCTGCACTGCGTCCATTCCCCTGCCCACAGTGTGGAAAGGGCTTCCTGGACAGGGCAGGGTTACGTAAGCATAGCCGTACCCACAGTGATGTCCGTCCCCATGCCTGTCCCCAGTGCCCCAAGGCCTTCCTTAGTGCCAGTGACCTCCGCAAACATGAGCGCACTCATTCCACCCCCCAACTTCCTCTTGAGCCGCTGGTTGCCCTCTTGGGGATGCCAGAAGAAGGAGCAGCGTGA